The DNA region TCGAGCTGATTTACAGCTAACTGAAAGCGGAGATTGAAGAGCTCCTGCTTAAGATCTTCCAGCTTATTGTTCATCTCATCAACAGACATTTCTTTGATATCAGTTGCCTTCATTACTGCTCGCCTCCCTCTGTTTCTTTAGCTACGAACTTGCACTTGATAGGGAGCTTGTGCATAGCGAGACGCATAGCTTCTCTTGCCTGCTCTTCTGTTACGCCGGCGATTTCGAACATTACTCTGCCTGGCTTAACTACTGCTACCCAGTATTCAGGTGCACCCTTACCAGAACCCATTCGAGTTCCAAGTGCCTTCTTTGTAACCGGCTTGTCTGGGAATAACTTGATCCAAACCTTACCGTTACGCTTTATATAACGTGTCATTGCGATACGGGCTGCTTCGATCTGGTTGGATGTGATCCAAGCTGGCTGAAGAGCCTGTAAACCGTATTCACCGTTTGATACTTTGTTTCCGCGATATGCCTTACCTGTCATACGTCCTCTGTGGACACGACGGTATTTAACTCTCTTTGGAAGTAGCATTACTGGTTACCTCCTTCATCTTTTTTGTTTCTTGGCTTACGGAATGACTTGTTGTCATCACGTCTCTTTCTTGCTGGAGCCTTGTCCTCGTTCTTGTCAGGTGATTCACCCTTGAGGATCTCGCCCTTGTAGATCCATACCTTAACGCCTAAACGTCCGTATGTTGTATGAGCTTCTGCTGTACCGTAGTCAATGTCAGCTCTGATTGTCTGAAGCGGGATTGTACCTTCGT from Ruminococcus sp. HUN007 includes:
- the rpmC gene encoding 50S ribosomal protein L29; its protein translation is MKATDIKEMSVDEMNNKLEDLKQELFNLRFQLAVNQLENTARLKAVKKDIARIKTVLREQELKSVQQ
- the rplP gene encoding 50S ribosomal protein L16; its protein translation is MLLPKRVKYRRVHRGRMTGKAYRGNKVSNGEYGLQALQPAWITSNQIEAARIAMTRYIKRNGKVWIKLFPDKPVTKKALGTRMGSGKGAPEYWVAVVKPGRVMFEIAGVTEEQAREAMRLAMHKLPIKCKFVAKETEGGEQ